In Kaistella faecalis, a genomic segment contains:
- a CDS encoding cryptochrome/photolyase family protein, protein MPEKLSVFWFRRDLRLSDNHGLYQALVSGNKVLPIFIFDTEILSQLESKEDRRVDFIFQVLNDINNELEKTGKAIQIFHGKPLEIFQKLSENYAIKEVFCNEDYEPSAIKRDLAVADFLTSKKIEFRSFKDQVHFHKNEILKSDKTPYTVYTPYSKQWLLKYDAEQTESYQSEQYIHHFENVERQEFSLEDIGFRSTELEFKSPNINEEILKHYHKTRNFPATKTSEMSVHLRFGTSSVRRLAQTAASLNQTYLKELIWREFFMQILYHFPKVVQQSFKAKYDGISWINDPENLKKWQTGKTGYPLVDAGMRELNETGLMHNRVRMVCASFLTKHLLIDWRIGEAYFAEKLLDYDLSANNGNWQWSAGSGCDAAPYFRVFNPEEQQKKFDPDFVYIKKWIKEFGTSAYPKPMIDHKFARERALESYKKGLQELL, encoded by the coding sequence ATGCCCGAAAAACTATCCGTTTTCTGGTTCAGAAGAGATTTAAGATTATCTGATAATCACGGACTGTATCAAGCATTAGTTTCCGGAAACAAAGTCTTACCCATTTTTATTTTCGATACCGAAATCCTTTCCCAACTCGAAAGTAAAGAAGACCGTAGAGTTGATTTTATTTTTCAGGTATTGAATGACATCAATAATGAACTGGAAAAAACCGGAAAAGCAATTCAGATTTTTCATGGTAAGCCGTTAGAAATATTTCAGAAGCTTTCTGAAAATTATGCTATCAAAGAAGTTTTCTGCAACGAAGATTACGAACCTTCTGCGATTAAAAGAGATTTGGCAGTAGCTGATTTTTTAACTTCTAAAAAAATCGAATTTCGTTCGTTCAAAGATCAGGTTCATTTTCACAAAAATGAAATACTGAAATCTGATAAAACGCCGTACACCGTTTACACACCGTACTCCAAACAGTGGCTTTTGAAATATGATGCTGAGCAAACAGAAAGTTATCAGTCTGAGCAGTATATCCATCATTTCGAGAATGTTGAAAGACAGGAATTTTCATTGGAAGACATTGGGTTCCGTTCCACAGAACTAGAATTTAAAAGTCCAAATATCAACGAGGAGATTTTAAAACATTATCACAAAACCCGGAATTTTCCGGCAACCAAAACCTCAGAAATGAGTGTTCACCTGCGTTTCGGTACGAGCAGTGTTCGGAGACTTGCGCAAACCGCGGCCTCACTCAACCAAACCTATCTTAAAGAATTGATTTGGCGGGAGTTCTTTATGCAGATTCTCTATCATTTTCCTAAAGTTGTACAGCAATCTTTCAAAGCGAAATACGACGGAATTTCCTGGATTAATGATCCTGAAAATTTAAAAAAATGGCAGACTGGCAAAACTGGTTATCCCCTTGTGGATGCGGGAATGCGCGAACTGAACGAAACCGGTTTGATGCACAACCGCGTGAGAATGGTTTGCGCAAGCTTTCTTACCAAACATTTACTCATTGACTGGCGTATTGGCGAAGCATATTTCGCGGAAAAGCTGCTTGATTATGATTTGTCGGCCAACAACGGAAACTGGCAATGGAGCGCGGGTTCCGGTTGCGATGCGGCGCCATATTTCAGGGTATTTAATCCCGAAGAGCAGCAGAAAAAGTTTGACCCAGATTTTGTGTACATTAAAAAATGGATAAAGGAATTCGGAACTTCAGCTTATCCGAAACCGATGATCGATCACAAATTCGCCAGAGAAAGAGCGCTGGAATCTTATAAAAAAGGACTGCAGGAATTACTGTAA
- a CDS encoding diacylglycerol/lipid kinase family protein, protein MENVAFIINPFSAKKDYHPFLRALKKEVSNPLFYISESIQGTFNFIDNHYATTDIFVAVGGDGTISTVAQKLINTDKILAIFPAGSGNGFSNETKFSKNIDELLAKIKARKVKKIDTFTVNGRLSINVSGTGFDGKVVKEFEKTDRGFKNYIKVSIKTFFNYKPVQIKFLTESFKKYSGRYLMLNIANTRQFGNNAYIAPKASKSDGLVDLVLVKKFPLTYSPFFAFRMFTKRLKDDQYVTYLPVSEIQFEVDTKNWHLDGEFNKIESPVKVKVQPKSLNILQ, encoded by the coding sequence ATGGAAAACGTTGCCTTCATCATCAATCCTTTTTCGGCTAAAAAAGATTATCATCCGTTTTTGCGTGCCTTAAAAAAAGAGGTAAGCAATCCTCTGTTTTATATATCAGAGTCGATTCAGGGAACTTTTAATTTTATTGACAATCATTATGCAACCACCGATATTTTTGTGGCCGTGGGTGGAGACGGCACTATTTCAACAGTCGCTCAAAAACTGATCAATACAGATAAAATCCTTGCCATTTTCCCGGCCGGATCTGGAAATGGATTTTCAAATGAAACAAAATTTTCAAAAAACATCGACGAACTTTTAGCCAAAATTAAAGCCAGGAAGGTGAAAAAAATCGATACTTTCACGGTTAACGGAAGACTTTCGATCAACGTATCCGGGACAGGTTTTGACGGGAAAGTGGTGAAGGAATTTGAAAAAACCGACAGAGGTTTCAAAAATTATATTAAAGTTTCGATCAAAACTTTTTTCAATTATAAACCGGTACAGATTAAATTTCTCACCGAAAGCTTTAAGAAATACAGCGGCCGCTATTTAATGCTGAACATCGCCAACACGCGGCAGTTCGGCAATAACGCTTACATTGCTCCTAAAGCAAGCAAAAGCGACGGTTTGGTAGATTTGGTTTTGGTAAAGAAATTCCCATTAACCTACTCGCCTTTTTTCGCGTTTAGAATGTTTACCAAAAGACTGAAAGACGATCAGTACGTTACTTATCTTCCTGTTTCTGAAATCCAGTTTGAAGTGGATACGAAAAACTGGCATCTGGACGGAGAATTCAACAAAATAGAATCGCCGGTAAAAGTAAAAGTACAGCCCAAAAGTTTGAATATTTTACAGTAA
- a CDS encoding MarR family winged helix-turn-helix transcriptional regulator, with amino-acid sequence MELNLIIDILTELDNYQKANPNANAGLDDFRLYLNQKAYENENPRNLTEKFDLDVYDLENEIAKQVIMLGRYSKQLIRKSLENHPDLVNEDFTYLFRMMDYDSLTKMQLIEKNAHEKQTGIEIIKRLVKNGLLAESPDEHDKRSTRIAVTKKGKKVFLESMQDITVVSKIMCGQLNTKEKESLLSSLKKLNTFHHTVYSNFKNENTSEILKLI; translated from the coding sequence ATGGAGTTAAATTTAATCATTGACATTCTCACAGAACTCGATAATTATCAGAAAGCTAATCCAAATGCTAACGCGGGTTTAGATGATTTCCGGCTTTATCTGAATCAGAAAGCGTACGAAAATGAGAATCCAAGAAATTTAACAGAAAAATTTGATCTTGATGTTTACGATCTCGAAAATGAAATCGCAAAACAGGTCATTATGCTCGGCAGATATTCCAAACAGCTGATCCGTAAATCTCTGGAAAACCATCCCGATTTGGTTAACGAGGATTTCACCTATCTTTTCAGAATGATGGATTATGACAGTCTTACGAAAATGCAGCTGATCGAAAAAAATGCCCATGAAAAACAGACCGGAATCGAAATCATCAAACGTTTGGTGAAAAACGGCCTGTTAGCCGAAAGCCCCGATGAACACGATAAAAGAAGTACGAGGATTGCAGTAACAAAAAAAGGGAAAAAAGTTTTTTTGGAATCAATGCAGGATATCACCGTTGTGTCAAAAATAATGTGCGGACAATTGAATACCAAGGAAAAAGAATCTCTGCTCAGTTCGCTTAAAAAGCTCAATACATTTCACCATACCGTTTACTCGAACTTTAAAAACGAAAATACTTCCGAAATCCTGAAATTAATTTAA
- a CDS encoding RsiV family protein translates to MKNISAVLFLVILSVISCKKAEKSPVEKSEQLPEQITKVDLSATDSVKIVDSLKVSENLTAGFKSTVLVFPNLSNKVLLDSIYAPVNMKLEQYSRENITTELNTQKKEYYDGVKKSLEDWAPDFPRTWEQNSYMKMFSQLNDYLTVQYKADGYTGGAHGYFNELYRVFDVKTNKQVTLADILKVRDAKIWSRILMDHFLKNDLERGQAEMLLVKEIPLNDNFYFDKNNLYFLYNQYEIAAYAAGPVLIKIPYTEIKPFLTQDFRTKLNLN, encoded by the coding sequence ATGAAAAATATTTCCGCTGTTCTGTTTTTAGTTATTTTATCTGTAATCAGCTGTAAAAAAGCAGAAAAATCACCGGTGGAAAAATCCGAACAATTGCCTGAGCAAATCACCAAAGTCGATTTATCAGCGACAGATTCCGTGAAGATTGTTGATTCCTTAAAGGTAAGTGAAAATCTTACGGCCGGTTTTAAATCCACAGTCTTGGTGTTTCCGAACCTGAGTAATAAAGTGCTGCTGGACAGCATTTACGCACCGGTTAATATGAAACTGGAGCAATATTCAAGAGAAAATATCACTACGGAACTCAATACTCAGAAGAAAGAATATTATGACGGTGTTAAGAAATCTCTCGAAGACTGGGCTCCGGATTTTCCGCGAACCTGGGAACAGAATTCTTATATGAAAATGTTTTCACAGCTCAACGATTACCTGACGGTTCAATATAAAGCTGATGGTTACACCGGTGGTGCTCACGGTTATTTTAATGAATTATACAGGGTTTTCGATGTGAAAACAAATAAGCAGGTAACTCTTGCAGATATTTTGAAAGTGCGTGATGCAAAAATATGGAGCAGGATTCTCATGGATCATTTCCTGAAGAACGATCTGGAAAGAGGTCAGGCAGAAATGCTTCTCGTAAAAGAAATTCCGTTAAACGATAATTTTTATTTCGACAAGAATAACCTTTACTTTCTTTACAATCAGTATGAAATTGCGGCCTATGCGGCAGGCCCGGTTCTTATTAAAATTCCCTACACCGAAATTAAACCTTTTCTGACTCAGGATTTCAGAACGAAACTGAATTTAAATTAA